One part of the Futiania mangrovi genome encodes these proteins:
- a CDS encoding Lrp/AsnC family transcriptional regulator translates to MSRPLDRIDLAILRTLQTDGRIPNAELAERVGLSASPCWQRVRRLEQEGYITGYGARFDQARLGASEIVIIEVTLDRHDDDILESFGNAMARIPEVLEVYLTTGEYDYLVKVAVNGTAGYEEFLRKKLYKVPGIRHSRSSFTLRCLKQVPAYIPPAAPGG, encoded by the coding sequence ATGAGCCGCCCCCTCGACCGGATCGACCTCGCCATCCTGCGCACGCTCCAGACGGACGGGCGCATCCCGAACGCCGAACTTGCAGAGCGCGTGGGCCTGTCGGCCAGCCCCTGCTGGCAGCGAGTGCGCCGGCTGGAGCAGGAAGGCTACATCACCGGCTATGGCGCCCGCTTCGACCAGGCCCGGCTCGGCGCGTCGGAGATCGTCATCATCGAGGTCACGCTCGACCGGCACGACGACGACATCCTGGAATCCTTCGGCAACGCGATGGCCCGGATCCCGGAGGTACTGGAAGTCTACCTCACCACCGGCGAGTACGACTACCTCGTCAAGGTCGCAGTCAACGGAACGGCGGGCTACGAGGAGTTCCTGCGCAAAAAGCTCTACAAGGTGCCGGGCATCCGCCACTCCCGGTCGAGCTTCACCCTGCGCTGCCTGAAGCAGGTTCCGGCCTACATCCCCCCCGCCGCCCCGGGTGGCTGA
- a CDS encoding 3-methyl-2-oxobutanoate dehydrogenase (2-methylpropanoyl-transferring) subunit alpha produces the protein MDDHPPLALHVPEPEWRPGDTPDFSRVEIPRAGSVRRPPVDEDPEAMRDLAFTIIRVLNRKGEAVGPWAGELSEEELLDGLRHMLLLRAYDARMLMAQRQGKTSFYMQHLGEEAISTAFRKALGPRDMNFPTYRQAGLLIASGYPLLKMMCQVYSNEEDPVRGRQLPVFYSSKEHGFFSISGNLATQYIQAVGWAMGSAIRGDTAISAAWIGDGSTAENDFHAALVFASTYKAPVVLNIVNNQWAISTFQGIARGGAGTFAARGHGFGIPALRVDGNDYLAVHAAAKWAVERARRNLGPTVVEYVTYRVGGHSTSDDPSAYRPKEESTAWPLGDPILRLKAHLIGLGAWSEERHAQAEAEATDTVRTAQREAEAIGTMQTGRRAGPRDMFEDVYAEMPPHLVRQRHEAGY, from the coding sequence ATGGATGACCATCCGCCGCTTGCGCTTCATGTGCCGGAACCGGAATGGCGGCCGGGCGACACGCCCGACTTCTCGCGTGTCGAGATCCCGCGCGCCGGCAGCGTGCGCCGTCCGCCGGTCGACGAGGACCCGGAGGCGATGCGCGACCTCGCCTTCACCATCATCCGGGTCCTGAACCGGAAGGGGGAGGCGGTCGGCCCCTGGGCGGGCGAACTGAGCGAGGAGGAACTCCTCGACGGCCTGCGCCACATGCTGCTGCTCAGGGCCTATGACGCGCGCATGCTGATGGCGCAGCGGCAGGGCAAGACGTCCTTCTACATGCAGCACCTTGGCGAGGAGGCGATCTCGACGGCCTTCCGCAAGGCGCTGGGCCCGCGCGACATGAACTTCCCGACCTACCGGCAGGCGGGGTTGCTGATCGCGTCCGGCTATCCGCTGCTGAAGATGATGTGCCAGGTCTATTCGAACGAGGAAGACCCGGTGCGCGGCCGGCAGCTTCCCGTGTTCTACTCGTCCAAGGAGCATGGCTTCTTCTCGATCTCCGGCAATCTCGCGACGCAGTACATTCAGGCGGTCGGCTGGGCGATGGGCTCCGCGATCCGCGGGGACACGGCGATCTCGGCGGCATGGATCGGCGATGGCTCGACGGCGGAGAACGACTTTCACGCGGCCCTCGTGTTCGCCTCGACCTACAAGGCTCCGGTCGTCCTCAATATCGTCAACAACCAGTGGGCCATCTCGACTTTCCAGGGGATCGCGCGCGGCGGGGCGGGCACGTTCGCGGCGCGCGGCCACGGCTTCGGCATTCCCGCGCTCAGGGTCGACGGCAACGACTATCTCGCGGTCCACGCGGCGGCGAAGTGGGCGGTGGAGCGCGCGCGGCGCAATCTAGGGCCCACGGTCGTCGAATACGTGACCTACCGCGTCGGCGGTCACTCGACCTCGGACGACCCCTCCGCCTACCGCCCGAAGGAAGAGAGCACGGCCTGGCCGCTCGGCGATCCGATCCTGCGGCTCAAGGCGCATCTCATCGGGCTCGGTGCCTGGTCGGAGGAACGCCACGCGCAGGCGGAGGCCGAGGCGACCGACACCGTCCGCACCGCGCAACGCGAGGCCGAAGCGATCGGCACGATGCAGACCGGTCGGCGCGCCGGCCCCCGCGACATGTTCGAGGACGTCTATGCCGAGATGCCGCCGCATCTCGTCCGCCAACGCCACGAAGCGGGGTACTAG
- a CDS encoding alpha-ketoacid dehydrogenase subunit beta: MARMTMIEAIQNAHDLAMARDDRVVVFGEDVGFFGGVFRCTAGLQKKYGKSRCFDTPISELGIVGAAIGMAAYGLRPCVEIQFADYMYPAYDQIVSEAARLRYRSAGEFTCPIVIRMPMGGGIFGAQTHSQSPEALFTHVTGLKTVVPSTPADAKGLLLASIADPDPVIFLEPKRLYNGPFDGHHDRPVTSWRTHALGEVPDGYFETPLGVASVVQAGDALTILTYGTMVHVALAAVQETGIAAEVIDLRTLLPLDRETVMESVRKTGRCLVLHEATLTSGYGAELAAQVQTDCFYHLEAPVARVAGWDTPYPHAQEWDYFPGPARVARQMRALMEA, encoded by the coding sequence ATGGCGCGCATGACCATGATCGAGGCAATCCAGAACGCCCATGACCTCGCCATGGCGCGCGACGACCGGGTCGTCGTCTTCGGCGAGGACGTGGGCTTCTTCGGCGGAGTGTTCCGCTGCACCGCGGGCCTGCAGAAGAAGTACGGCAAGAGTCGCTGCTTCGACACGCCGATCAGCGAGCTTGGCATCGTGGGCGCAGCGATCGGCATGGCGGCCTATGGCCTGCGCCCCTGCGTCGAGATCCAGTTCGCCGACTACATGTACCCGGCCTACGACCAGATCGTGTCGGAGGCGGCGCGCCTGCGCTACCGCTCGGCGGGCGAGTTCACCTGCCCCATCGTCATCCGCATGCCGATGGGCGGCGGCATCTTCGGCGCGCAGACCCACAGCCAGAGCCCGGAGGCGCTGTTCACACACGTCACCGGCCTCAAGACCGTCGTGCCGTCGACGCCGGCGGATGCGAAGGGTCTGCTCCTTGCCTCCATCGCCGACCCGGACCCGGTGATCTTCCTGGAGCCCAAGCGCCTCTACAACGGCCCCTTCGACGGCCATCACGATCGCCCGGTGACGAGCTGGCGCACCCATGCGCTGGGCGAAGTGCCGGACGGCTATTTCGAGACGCCGCTGGGCGTGGCTTCCGTCGTGCAGGCGGGCGACGCGCTTACGATCCTCACCTATGGCACGATGGTGCACGTGGCGCTCGCGGCGGTGCAGGAAACGGGCATCGCCGCGGAGGTGATCGACCTGCGCACGCTGCTGCCGCTCGACCGCGAGACGGTGATGGAGTCGGTGCGCAAGACGGGCCGCTGCCTCGTGCTGCACGAGGCGACGCTGACCTCGGGCTACGGGGCAGAGCTTGCAGCCCAGGTGCAGACGGACTGCTTCTACCACCTCGAGGCGCCGGTTGCGCGCGTGGCGGGTTGGGACACGCCCTATCCGCACGCGCAGGAGTGGGACTATTTCCCCGGACCCGCCCGCGTCGCGCGCCAGATGCGCGCGCTGATGGAGGCCTGA
- a CDS encoding dihydrolipoamide acetyltransferase family protein: MGIFTIKLTDIGEGVAEAELTEWAVKVGDMVREDDILGAVMTDKAAVEIPSTATGRVVWLGAEVGDTVAIGAPIVRIEVEGEGNTAPEDGAPEETAPNAPASGAGKVAEREEAPKPSPKPPAEAPRRSAAAPAPSPARAPAHRAPGARPLAAPSVRLKARELGIDLRLVPGSGPGGRITHDDLAAFAEGGGVAGPTVRAPRTGVTEVRVTGLRRRIAERVSLSATRIPHFSIVEEVDMTELEALRETLNARHADRPRLTFLPFLARAVVAAVTEQPALNAHFDDEAGVVHQHAPVHVGIATQTPQGLVVPVLRHAEALDPWQAADEIARLADAARAGSATREELTGSTITITSLGKLGALATTPIINHPEVAIVGVNRMETRPLWDGSAFRPRRMMNLSCSFDHRVVDGWDAAVFVARLKELIETPALLFVEG, from the coding sequence ATGGGCATCTTCACGATCAAGCTGACGGACATCGGCGAGGGCGTTGCAGAGGCCGAACTGACCGAATGGGCGGTCAAGGTCGGCGACATGGTGCGCGAGGACGACATCCTCGGCGCAGTGATGACCGACAAGGCCGCGGTCGAGATCCCCTCCACGGCCACGGGCCGCGTGGTCTGGCTGGGCGCGGAGGTTGGCGACACGGTCGCGATTGGCGCGCCCATCGTCCGCATCGAGGTGGAGGGCGAGGGCAACACTGCGCCGGAGGACGGTGCGCCCGAAGAGACTGCGCCCAATGCGCCCGCGTCCGGGGCCGGGAAGGTTGCGGAGCGAGAGGAGGCGCCCAAGCCCTCCCCCAAACCGCCCGCCGAAGCACCGCGCCGGTCCGCCGCCGCACCCGCACCCAGCCCGGCGCGCGCGCCTGCGCACCGGGCCCCGGGTGCGCGTCCGCTCGCTGCGCCTTCGGTGCGGCTGAAGGCGCGGGAGCTGGGCATCGACCTGCGCCTCGTGCCGGGGTCGGGGCCCGGCGGTCGCATCACCCACGACGATCTCGCGGCCTTCGCCGAGGGTGGCGGCGTCGCCGGTCCGACGGTGCGTGCGCCGCGCACCGGCGTGACGGAGGTGCGCGTCACGGGCCTGCGCCGCCGCATCGCCGAGCGCGTCAGCCTGTCGGCGACCCGAATCCCGCACTTCTCCATCGTGGAGGAGGTGGACATGACCGAGCTCGAAGCCCTGCGAGAGACATTGAACGCCCGGCACGCCGACCGGCCGCGCCTGACCTTCCTGCCGTTCCTTGCGCGCGCGGTCGTCGCCGCCGTGACGGAGCAGCCCGCGCTAAACGCCCATTTCGACGACGAGGCAGGCGTCGTCCACCAGCACGCGCCCGTGCACGTCGGCATCGCGACGCAGACGCCGCAGGGCCTCGTCGTGCCGGTGCTGCGCCATGCCGAGGCGCTCGACCCCTGGCAGGCCGCCGACGAGATCGCGCGCCTCGCCGACGCCGCGCGCGCCGGGTCCGCCACGCGCGAGGAGCTGACCGGCTCCACCATCACCATCACCTCGCTGGGGAAGCTCGGCGCGCTCGCCACCACGCCGATCATCAACCACCCGGAAGTAGCCATCGTCGGCGTCAACCGCATGGAGACGCGCCCGCTCTGGGACGGTTCGGCGTTCCGTCCGCGGCGCATGATGAACCTCTCCTGCAGTTTCGATCACCGCGTCGTCGACGGCTGGGACGCGGCGGTCTTCGTCGCGCGCCTCAAGGAGCTGATCGAGACGCCCGCGCTTCTGTTCGTGGAGGGCTGA
- the lpdA gene encoding dihydrolipoyl dehydrogenase codes for MTAISCTLLVIGAGPGGYVCAIRAGQLGLDTVIVDAGEDGGTCLNVGCIPSKALIHAAEDYARLTHAAGDHPFGLSARDPKIDLAAAMDWKDGIVERLRTGVGGLLKRAGVRRIRGEAAFRDGKTVEVQGPDGTTTIRAEAVVIATGAAPVALPDLPFGGDVISSAGALSLREVPKRLAVVGAGYIGLEIGTAYAKLGADVTVVEAADRILPQYDAELTRPVAASLKAHGVTLLLGTKVLGQGEGAGELRLQDADGAETVLKADKILVAVGRRPQGDPANVSTLALPMDGPFIKVDAQCRTAMRGVYAIGDVTGEPMLAHRAMAQGEMVAELVAGRRRAWDHRAVPAVCFTDPEIVTVGEAPGPSGAGEGRIVARFPFTANPRALTLGGGEGFVRIVARSDSHEILGIQAVGTGVAEFAGQFSLAVEMASRLEDVAATIQAHPTLGEAFQEAALGGLGRALHI; via the coding sequence ATGACCGCCATTTCCTGCACGCTGCTGGTCATCGGGGCGGGTCCCGGCGGCTATGTCTGCGCGATCCGGGCGGGTCAGCTCGGCCTCGACACGGTCATCGTGGACGCGGGCGAGGACGGCGGCACCTGCCTCAATGTCGGCTGCATCCCGTCCAAGGCGCTGATCCACGCCGCGGAGGATTATGCCCGGCTCACCCATGCCGCCGGGGACCACCCCTTCGGCCTGTCGGCGCGCGATCCGAAGATCGACCTCGCCGCCGCGATGGACTGGAAGGACGGCATCGTCGAACGGCTGCGCACGGGCGTGGGCGGTCTCCTGAAGCGCGCGGGGGTCCGCCGCATCCGGGGCGAGGCCGCGTTCCGCGACGGCAAGACCGTCGAGGTGCAGGGGCCCGACGGCACCACCACGATCCGGGCGGAGGCCGTCGTGATCGCGACGGGCGCCGCACCCGTCGCGCTGCCGGACCTTCCCTTTGGCGGCGACGTCATCTCGTCCGCGGGCGCCTTGTCGCTGCGCGAGGTACCGAAGCGGCTTGCGGTCGTCGGCGCGGGCTATATCGGGCTCGAGATCGGCACGGCCTACGCCAAGCTCGGCGCGGACGTGACGGTGGTCGAGGCCGCGGACCGCATCCTGCCGCAATACGACGCCGAACTGACGCGCCCCGTCGCGGCGAGCCTGAAGGCGCATGGCGTCACGCTCCTGCTTGGCACGAAGGTGCTGGGGCAGGGTGAGGGGGCGGGAGAGCTTCGCCTCCAGGACGCGGACGGCGCGGAGACGGTGCTGAAAGCCGACAAGATCCTCGTCGCGGTCGGGCGCAGGCCGCAGGGCGACCCCGCCAATGTTTCCACGCTCGCGCTGCCCATGGACGGCCCGTTCATCAAGGTCGACGCGCAATGCCGCACGGCGATGCGCGGGGTCTACGCCATCGGCGACGTCACCGGCGAACCGATGCTCGCCCACCGCGCCATGGCGCAGGGCGAGATGGTGGCGGAGCTTGTCGCCGGACGCCGCCGCGCCTGGGACCATCGCGCCGTGCCCGCCGTCTGCTTCACCGATCCGGAGATCGTGACGGTCGGCGAGGCGCCGGGCCCGTCTGGTGCGGGCGAGGGGCGCATCGTCGCGCGCTTCCCCTTCACGGCGAACCCGCGCGCGCTGACCCTCGGCGGCGGCGAGGGCTTCGTGCGGATCGTCGCACGCTCCGACAGCCACGAGATCCTCGGCATCCAGGCGGTCGGCACCGGCGTGGCCGAGTTCGCCGGCCAGTTCTCGCTGGCAGTCGAGATGGCGTCGCGGCTGGAGGACGTGGCCGCGACCATCCAGGCCCACCCGACACTGGGCGAGGCGTTCCAGGAAGCGGCGCTCGGCGGTCTCGGCCGCGCGCTGCACATCTGA
- the yghU gene encoding glutathione-dependent disulfide-bond oxidoreductase, protein MTDTSGYTPPKVWTWQKESGGAFANINRPIAGPTHEKDLPVGKHPLQLYSLATPNGVKVTVMLEELLAAGHDGAEYDAWLINIREGEQFGSGFVGVNPNSKIPAMVDRSTATPTRVFESGSILLYLAEKFGAFVPKEHAARTECMNWLFWQMGSAPYLGGGFGHFYAYAPMKIEYCIDRFTMEVKRQLDVLDRQLANHAHVGGEDYTIADMAIWAWYGQLVLGRLYSAAEFLDVASYTHVMRWAKEIDARPAVKRGRMVNRTFGEPETQLHERHDASDFETKTQDRIGGR, encoded by the coding sequence ATGACCGACACATCCGGCTACACGCCCCCGAAGGTCTGGACGTGGCAGAAGGAGAGCGGCGGCGCCTTCGCCAATATCAACCGCCCCATCGCCGGACCGACGCACGAGAAGGACCTGCCCGTGGGCAAGCACCCGCTGCAGCTCTACTCGCTCGCCACGCCCAACGGGGTCAAGGTGACGGTGATGCTGGAGGAGTTGCTGGCCGCGGGCCATGACGGCGCGGAGTACGACGCCTGGCTCATCAACATCCGCGAGGGGGAGCAGTTCGGCAGCGGCTTCGTCGGGGTGAACCCCAACTCCAAGATCCCGGCGATGGTCGACCGCAGCACGGCGACGCCGACGCGCGTGTTCGAGTCCGGCTCGATCCTGCTCTATCTCGCGGAGAAGTTCGGCGCTTTCGTGCCGAAGGAGCACGCGGCACGGACCGAGTGCATGAACTGGCTGTTCTGGCAGATGGGCAGCGCCCCCTACCTCGGCGGCGGCTTCGGACACTTCTACGCCTACGCGCCGATGAAGATCGAATACTGCATCGACCGCTTCACGATGGAGGTGAAGCGCCAGCTGGACGTACTCGACAGGCAACTCGCGAACCATGCCCATGTGGGCGGCGAGGACTACACCATCGCCGACATGGCGATATGGGCGTGGTACGGGCAGCTGGTGCTCGGCCGGCTCTACAGCGCGGCGGAGTTCCTCGACGTCGCGAGCTACACCCACGTCATGCGCTGGGCGAAGGAGATCGACGCGCGCCCGGCGGTGAAACGCGGCCGCATGGTCAACCGCACGTTCGGCGAGCCGGAAACGCAGCTTCACGAGCGCCACGACGCCAGCGACTTCGAGACGAAGACGCAGGACAGGATCGGCGGCCGCTGA
- a CDS encoding gamma-glutamyltransferase family protein, producing MQFPATGPYPSRRSAVMADNMVATSHPLAAQAGLAMLAKGGNAVDAALATAIALTVLEPTGNGLGSDAFAILWDGKALHGLNASGRSPAAWTPARFAGHKAMPQRGWESVTVPGAVGAWMALSDRFGKLPFADLFAPAIRYAEHGFHVSPIIATLWQRGAAILKDQPGFAAHFMAGGRAPEAGERVRFPDTAATLARIAETKGEAFYRGDIAEKIAADAKAHGAALTAEDMAANAPDWCGTVSQSFDGWDLHEIPPNGQGIAACMALGLLSHTPIRELDPDEPRALHLLWEALKLALRDVEEHVADPAHMGLTAADLLDPGYLAARARLIDETRAQDFGAGAPRAGGTVYLSAADADGMMVSFIQSNYAGFGSGVVVPGTGIHLQNRGFGFNLRKGHANEVGPAKRPFHTIIPGFLMAGGAPRMSFGVMGGPMQAQGHVQMALRTQLWGQDVQTAADAPRWRVTRGLGVACETTIAPATVEALAALGHDIALEAPDAAFGFGGAQLIHRLDGGGYAGGSDPRKDGCAAGF from the coding sequence ATGCAGTTTCCGGCCACCGGCCCCTATCCGTCCCGCCGCTCCGCCGTCATGGCGGACAACATGGTTGCCACCTCCCACCCGCTGGCGGCCCAGGCGGGGCTTGCCATGCTGGCAAAGGGCGGCAACGCGGTCGACGCGGCACTCGCCACGGCCATCGCGCTGACCGTGCTGGAGCCGACGGGCAACGGTCTCGGCTCCGACGCCTTCGCGATCCTGTGGGACGGCAAGGCTTTACACGGTCTCAATGCGTCGGGCCGTTCGCCCGCCGCATGGACGCCCGCGCGCTTCGCCGGGCACAAGGCGATGCCGCAGCGCGGCTGGGAGTCGGTCACGGTTCCCGGCGCGGTCGGCGCATGGATGGCGCTGTCGGACCGCTTCGGAAAGCTGCCCTTCGCCGACCTCTTCGCGCCCGCCATCCGCTATGCCGAGCACGGCTTCCACGTGAGCCCGATCATCGCGACACTGTGGCAGCGCGGCGCGGCGATCCTGAAGGACCAGCCAGGCTTCGCCGCGCATTTCATGGCCGGGGGCCGCGCGCCCGAGGCGGGAGAGCGCGTGCGCTTTCCCGACACCGCCGCCACGCTCGCCCGCATTGCCGAGACGAAGGGCGAAGCGTTCTACCGCGGCGACATCGCCGAGAAGATCGCCGCCGACGCGAAGGCCCATGGCGCGGCCCTGACCGCGGAGGACATGGCCGCCAACGCGCCTGACTGGTGCGGCACGGTCAGCCAGTCCTTCGACGGCTGGGATCTGCACGAGATCCCGCCGAACGGCCAGGGGATCGCCGCGTGCATGGCGCTCGGCCTCCTCTCCCACACTCCAATCCGCGAGCTTGACCCGGACGAGCCGCGCGCCCTGCACCTGCTGTGGGAGGCGCTGAAACTTGCGCTGCGCGATGTCGAGGAACATGTCGCCGACCCCGCGCACATGGGGCTCACGGCGGCGGACCTGCTGGACCCCGGCTACCTGGCGGCACGCGCGCGCCTGATCGACGAGACCCGCGCACAGGATTTCGGCGCGGGCGCACCGCGGGCGGGCGGGACGGTCTATCTGTCGGCTGCCGACGCCGACGGCATGATGGTCTCCTTCATCCAGTCGAACTACGCGGGCTTCGGCTCTGGCGTCGTCGTGCCCGGCACCGGCATCCACCTGCAGAACCGCGGCTTCGGCTTCAACCTGCGGAAAGGCCACGCGAACGAGGTCGGCCCCGCCAAGCGCCCCTTCCACACGATCATTCCGGGCTTCCTGATGGCCGGCGGCGCGCCGCGCATGTCCTTCGGCGTCATGGGCGGGCCGATGCAGGCGCAGGGCCACGTCCAGATGGCGCTCAGGACACAGCTCTGGGGCCAGGACGTGCAGACGGCGGCGGACGCGCCGCGCTGGCGCGTGACGCGAGGGCTTGGCGTCGCCTGCGAGACGACGATCGCGCCTGCGACCGTCGAGGCGCTGGCAGCTCTCGGCCACGACATCGCGCTGGAGGCCCCGGACGCCGCCTTCGGCTTCGGCGGCGCGCAACTGATCCACCGGCTCGACGGCGGCGGCTACGCGGGCGGTTCCGACCCGCGCAAGGACGGTTGCGCGGCGGGGTTCTAG
- a CDS encoding gamma-glutamyltransferase family protein: protein MVWDAGFTTRPELRGSFGMVASTHWLATAAAMGVLERGGNAFDAAVAGGFVLQIVEPHLNGPGGEVPILLAPAGSTEVTVICGQGPVPAAATLAHFQGLGLDIIPGTGLLPATVPGAFGAWCRLLAEHGTMELADVLAPALHYAETGFPVMPQVAQALANVAPMFEAEWPSSAEIHCSGGLPQAGDVIRNPGVAAVYQRVLAEAASAGGREARIEAARKAWYTGFVADAIHDFYTTARLRDTSGEVHGGLLTGDDMARYEARVERPVTYDHGDVRVAKCGPWSQGPVLLQTLSLLSGLPLDEMPVDGPDFIHAVVEASKLAYADREAWYGDPDVTDVPMETLLSDGYAAARRTLIADTASTELRAGSPDGRAPTLPRQRIAAPGSPGVAEMLGQAKKPSGEEPTTRKGAMLGDTCHIDVVDRWGNMVAATPSGGWFQSSPAVPGLGFSISTRGQMFWLEPGLATTLTPGARPRTTLTPSMALRDGKPWLAWGTPGGDQQDQWSLQFLLRVLHGGMNLQQAIDCPAFHSEHWQSSFWPREARPNRLVLEGRMPAATVAELKRRGHDVQVGPDWSEGRLQAVSQEDRGGLRWLRAASNPRFMQNYAAGR from the coding sequence ATGGTCTGGGATGCCGGGTTCACCACGCGGCCGGAGCTGCGGGGCAGTTTCGGCATGGTCGCATCGACGCACTGGCTGGCGACCGCCGCCGCCATGGGCGTGCTGGAACGCGGCGGCAACGCCTTCGACGCCGCCGTCGCGGGCGGCTTCGTCCTGCAGATCGTGGAGCCGCACCTGAACGGTCCCGGCGGCGAGGTTCCGATCCTTCTCGCGCCCGCGGGCTCAACGGAGGTCACCGTCATCTGCGGGCAAGGCCCGGTGCCCGCCGCTGCGACGCTCGCGCATTTCCAGGGGCTCGGCCTCGACATTATCCCGGGCACCGGATTGTTGCCTGCGACCGTGCCGGGCGCGTTCGGCGCGTGGTGCCGCCTGCTGGCCGAGCATGGCACGATGGAGCTTGCAGACGTGCTTGCCCCCGCCTTGCACTATGCGGAGACGGGCTTTCCCGTGATGCCGCAGGTGGCGCAGGCGCTCGCCAATGTCGCGCCCATGTTCGAGGCGGAGTGGCCGTCGTCGGCGGAAATCCATTGCTCAGGCGGGCTGCCGCAGGCGGGCGACGTGATCCGCAATCCGGGCGTGGCGGCGGTCTACCAGCGTGTCCTCGCCGAGGCCGCGTCCGCCGGGGGACGCGAGGCGCGGATCGAGGCGGCGCGCAAGGCCTGGTACACGGGCTTCGTGGCTGACGCCATCCACGATTTCTACACGACCGCGCGGCTCCGCGACACGTCGGGCGAGGTGCACGGCGGCCTGCTGACCGGCGACGACATGGCCCGGTACGAGGCAAGGGTCGAGCGCCCCGTGACCTATGACCATGGCGATGTGCGTGTCGCCAAGTGCGGGCCGTGGAGCCAGGGGCCGGTGCTGCTGCAGACGCTGTCGCTGCTCTCGGGGCTGCCGCTCGACGAAATGCCCGTGGACGGGCCGGATTTCATCCATGCGGTGGTGGAGGCGTCCAAGCTCGCCTACGCCGACCGGGAGGCATGGTACGGCGACCCGGACGTGACCGACGTGCCGATGGAAACGCTGCTGTCGGACGGCTATGCGGCGGCGCGGCGCACCCTCATCGCGGACACCGCCTCCACCGAACTGCGGGCCGGATCGCCGGACGGACGCGCCCCCACCCTGCCCCGCCAGCGGATCGCCGCGCCGGGCAGCCCGGGCGTGGCGGAGATGCTGGGACAGGCGAAGAAGCCAAGCGGCGAGGAACCGACGACGCGCAAGGGCGCGATGCTGGGCGACACCTGCCACATCGACGTGGTCGACCGCTGGGGTAACATGGTCGCGGCGACGCCGAGCGGCGGCTGGTTCCAGTCGAGCCCCGCAGTGCCGGGGCTGGGCTTCTCGATCTCGACGCGCGGGCAGATGTTCTGGCTCGAACCGGGGCTCGCCACGACGCTGACCCCTGGTGCGCGGCCGCGCACGACGCTGACCCCCTCCATGGCGCTGCGCGACGGCAAGCCGTGGCTCGCCTGGGGCACGCCGGGCGGCGACCAGCAGGACCAGTGGTCGCTGCAGTTCCTGCTGCGCGTGCTGCATGGGGGGATGAACCTGCAGCAGGCCATCGACTGTCCCGCCTTCCATTCCGAGCATTGGCAAAGCTCCTTCTGGCCGCGGGAGGCGCGTCCCAACCGCCTCGTGCTCGAAGGCCGCATGCCCGCAGCGACGGTCGCGGAACTGAAGCGGCGCGGCCACGACGTGCAGGTCGGACCCGACTGGTCGGAGGGCCGTTTGCAGGCCGTCTCGCAGGAGGATCGCGGGGGCCTGCGCTGGCTCCGGGCCGCGTCCAACCCCCGCTTCATGCAGAATTACGCCGCCGGGCGATAA
- a CDS encoding GntR family transcriptional regulator, with amino-acid sequence MASEAKEAGAPSAANAAGRAYAVLRVMAMDFRFGPGAKINEAELAEQLNVSRTPLREALHRLASERLVLFSPGQGFRARTLDTKEVFDLYETRLQVELAIVDLACQRATPDDIAGFDRHLDDVAARIAGASIDEIVAFDEQFHELIAASTGNEELVWLLRNVNARLHFTRWISTQGAAPTDAEHRALVQAIRDGNRSRAADVMRAHIGKRLDQVVEIITEGHARLYRRTLEETGDIAQLLKKKRTAA; translated from the coding sequence GTGGCATCGGAAGCGAAGGAAGCGGGCGCGCCGTCGGCGGCCAACGCGGCTGGCCGCGCCTATGCCGTCTTGCGCGTCATGGCGATGGACTTCCGCTTCGGTCCGGGCGCCAAGATCAACGAGGCCGAACTTGCCGAGCAACTGAACGTCAGCCGCACGCCGCTGCGCGAGGCGTTGCACCGGCTCGCGTCGGAGCGGCTGGTGCTCTTTTCGCCGGGGCAGGGGTTCCGCGCGCGCACCCTCGACACGAAGGAGGTGTTCGACCTCTACGAGACCCGCCTGCAGGTCGAACTTGCCATCGTCGACCTCGCCTGCCAGCGCGCCACGCCCGACGACATCGCGGGCTTCGACCGCCACCTCGACGACGTGGCGGCCCGCATCGCCGGCGCCAGCATCGACGAGATCGTGGCCTTCGACGAACAGTTCCACGAACTGATCGCTGCCTCGACCGGCAATGAGGAGCTTGTCTGGCTGCTCAGGAACGTGAACGCACGGCTGCATTTCACGCGCTGGATCTCGACACAGGGCGCGGCCCCGACCGATGCCGAACACCGCGCCCTCGTCCAGGCGATCCGCGACGGCAACCGGTCGCGCGCGGCGGATGTTATGCGCGCCCACATCGGCAAGCGCCTCGACCAGGTGGTCGAGATCATCACGGAAGGCCACGCGCGGCTTTATCGCCGCACGCTGGAGGAAACCGGCGACATCGCCCAATTGCTCAAGAAGAAGAGGACTGCCGCATGA